A window of the Vanessa cardui chromosome 12, ilVanCard2.1, whole genome shotgun sequence genome harbors these coding sequences:
- the LOC124534159 gene encoding ATP-dependent translocase ABCB1-like, protein MPYAIALVANVFQNMIDYAESSKDQISYEVFLKSMHDFGIKYTCVGLVLFTGGYLGTALMNVAAINQIFRIRFSYLKAVLNQDLAYYDLHQTGDFASKMAEDMIKLEEGIGDKVSSLVYDTAVAITCILMALIRGWKLALLCLSTAPITFVLVGLTGMISDRLYKKQSLAKGKASAVAEEALGSIKTVYAFNGQEKEIDRYKIHLADARRIHIQKEFFTGLSMGFLYLCIFSSYALAFYLGIHLVINEPQRYNADVMFSVFFGVMTALSYFGMMGNLMTSLGSARGAGASIFHVLHNIPTINTLEDRGTKPDSMEGNIEFKNVSFEYPSRPGITVLHDVNINISSGQSVALVGKSGCGKSTVVALISRYYDVADGSVKIDGNDVRELSVRWLRSQIGLVNQEPVLFNTSIRENIRYGHDVVSDVDVMKAAQQAYAHDFIMMLPSGYDTIVGDRGTSLSGGQKQRIAIARALVRNPRILLLDEATSALDTLSESKVQDALNEATKGRTTIIVAHRLSTIRKVDMIYMMKEGRVVELGNHEELMNQKGLYYKMFRTSEFIDINKPEMPFDVNNAHEPIRKLKEISKHSVEVFEDIKEIKEKSSLSFWQVIALNAPEWKTIVLGSLCSIIGGFAMPLFIVAFGDLFGSMANPDPEHLLNKVKVVSIICICIGFAAGLSNLIETISFGSAGAYLTERLRLLMFTHLLRQDVAYFDDRANSTGALCARLSAEAAFVQGATGQRIGIILQGVGSVGLALFLALWFQWRVALVALSFLPIIVFVIWQQGVATDKESSGYAKALENSTKIAVEAVSNIHTVACLGRERRVAQQYAERLLPALAPARRAAHWRGIVGGLSRSIFNFVNATALTYGAQLIVTEGIAYQNILIATQALQMASSQVQNAFAYAPDFQKGTKAAARILELLNTKPLITNPDKPVDHFKASGDASFRRVNFEYPTRPNVTVLRGLDLEINRGKTIAIVGESGCGKSTVIQLLQRYYDPDDGEVFLDDVSLNKLRLNDVRASFGLVAQEPVLFDRSILENIAYGDNSRTVSEADVIEAAKQAHIHNFIVSLPRGYETEIGMRGVQLSGGQKQRVAIARALVRHPCILLLDEATSALDNESQKLVQAALDSASVDRTCVLIAHRLTAVRDAHKICVLHEGRVAELGTHEQLIQLRGLYSNLVMMGL, encoded by the exons ATGCCGTATGCGATAGCCTTAGTCGCTaacgtatttcaaaatatgATCGACTACGCAGAGTCCAGTAAGGATCAAATTTCTTACGAGGTGTTTTTAAAATCTATGCACGActttggaataaaatatacttgtgTTGGCCTTGTACTGTTTACGGGCGGATATTTGGGTACGGCTCTTATGAATGTTGCAGCAATAAATCAG ATATTTAgaataagattttcttatttgaaaGCTGTACTAAATCAAGATTTGGCGTATTACGACTTACATCAAACTGGTGACTTTGCTTCGAAAATGGCTga GGATATGATAAAGTTAGAGGAAGGTATAGGCGATAAAGTATCATCCTTAGTGTATGACACAGCAGTAGCGATAACTTGTATCCTGATGGCTTTAATAAGAGGTTGGAAGCTAGCGTTGCTTTGTCTTTCTACCGCGCCGATTACATTTGTACTTGTGGGATTGACTGGCATG ATATCCGATCGCCTGTACAAGAAGCAATCTCTAGCAAAAGGCAAAGCCAGCGCCGTCGCTGAGGAAGCTTTGGGTTCAATTAAAACTGTTTACGCGTTTAACGgacaagaaaaagaaatagatcGTTACAAGATACATCTAGCAGACGCCAGAAGAATTCACATTCAAAAAG AATTCTTCACCGGCTTGTCAATGGGGTTTCTGTATTTATGCATCTTCAGCTCGTACGCTTTGGCCTTTTATTTGGGTATCCATCTTGTAATAAACGAGCCTCAGAGATACAATGCCGATGTTATGTTTTCT GTATTCTTTGGAGTGATGACTGCACTATCCTATTTCGGTATGATGGGTAACCTAATGACCTCGTTGGGGTCAGCTCGAGGTGCTGGTGCTTCTATTTTTCATGTATTGCATAATATACCGACGATAAACACTTTAGAAGACAGGGGCACTAAACCAGACTCAATGGAAGGAAATATAGAATTTAAGAATGTATCTTTCGAGTACCCATCTCGACCTGGAATTACT GTACTGCATGATGTGAATATCAATATATCGAGTGGTCAGTCTGTAGCTCTTGTGGGAAAATCTGGCTGTGGCAAGTCCACCGTCGTTGCTCTCATATCAAGATACTACGATGTTGCTGATGGTAgt gtaAAGATAGATGGTAATGATGTCCGTGAATTATCTGTGCGATGGTTACGTAGTCAGATCGGATTGGTTAACCAAGAGCCTGTGCTTTTTAACACGAGCATACGTGAAAACATTCGCTACGGACACGATGTTGTTTCTGATGTCGATGTAATGAAAGCCGCGCAGCAGGCCTATGCGCACGACTTCATCATGATGTTACCATCT GGTTATGATACGATAGTGGGAGACCGTGGTACCTCTCTATCAGGTGGGCAGAAGCAAAGAATAGCCATTGCACGCGCCCTTGTGCGAAACCCTCGCATTCTTTTACTCGACGAAGCGACTAGTGCTCTCGACACACTATCGGAATCTAAAGTACAGGACGCATTAAATgag GCAACAAAAGGACGAACGACTATAATAGTAGCGCATCGATTATCAACTATACGAAAAGTGGACATGATATACATGATGAAAGAGGGCCGGGTGGTTGAGTTGGGGAATCACGAGGAACTGATGAATCAAAAGGGCttgtattacaaaatgtttAGGACATCTGAATTCATCGATATAAATAAACCAGAAATGCCATTTGACGTCAATAACG CTCACGAGCCGATACGAAAACTGAAAGAAATATCAAAGCATTCTGTGGAGGTTTTCGAA GATATCAAAGAAATCAAAGAAAAATCGTCGCTATCCTTTTGGCAAGTGATAGCGCTTAATGCACCCGAGTGGAAGACTATCGTTTTGGGTAGTTTGTGCTCGATCATTGGTGGCTTTGCTATGCCATTATTCATAGTTGCTTTTGGTGATTTATTTGGG TCTATGGCTAATCCTGACCCCGAGCACTTGTTAAATAAAGTGAAAGTGGTTTCAATTATCTGTATCTGCATTGGTTTTGCGGCAGGattgtctaatttaattgaa ACTATTTCCTTCGGCAGTGCTGGTGCGTATTTGACCGAAAGGTTACGCCTGTTGATGTTCACTCATTTATTGCGTCAAGATGTTGCTTATTTTGATGATCGTGCCAATTCTACGGGAGCGCTCTGCGCCCGACTCTCTGCCGAGGCCGCTTTCGTCCAAGGC GCCACAGGTCAACGAATTGGTATTATACTGCAAGGCGTGGGCTCCGTTGGTCTGGCGCTGTTCCTCGCCCTTTGGTTCCAGTGGCGCGTCGCTCTCGTTGCATTATCGTTTCTCCCGATCATTGTCTTTGTCATTTGGCAGCAAGGCGTAGCCACTGATAAGGAATCCTCTGGATACGCAAAGGCTCTCGAAAATAGTACTAAG ATAGCTGTGGAGGCGGTTTCGAACATCCACACGGTGGCTTGCCTCGGTCGGGAGCGCCGCGTGGCGCAACAGTACGCGGAGCGGCTGCTACCGGCGCTGGCTCCGGCGCGCCGCGCTGCCCACTGGCGCGGCATCGTCGGGGGCCTCTCTCGCTCCATATTCAACTTTGTGAACGCTACAGCCCTCACCTATGGCGCCCAACTAATAGTAACTGAGGGAATTGCATACCAGAACATActaat tgcTACCCAAGCATTGCAAATGGCGTCGTCTCAGGTTCAGAATGCATTTGCATATGCGCCCGATTTCCAGAAGGGTACAAAAGCAGCTGCAAGGATATTAGAACTACTGAATACCAAACCTCTTATCACGAATCCTGACAAACCTGTAGATcatttt AAAGCAAGCGGTGATGCCAGTTTCAGAAGAGTTAATTTTGAATACCCTACCAGGCCCAATGTAACGGTTCTCCGTGGCTTAGATTTGGAG ATAAATCGCGGCAAAACGATTGCGATTGTTGGTGAGAGCGGTTGCGGAAAGAGTACAGTTATTCAATTATTACAGAGATATTACGACCCCGATGATGGTGAAGTC TTTTTAGATGATGTGTCTCTTAATAAATTACGCCTCAACGATGTACGTGCTAGTTTCGGCTTAGTAGCCCAAGAGCCTGTGCTCTTTGATCGTAGCATACTCGAGAACATCGCCTACGGTGATAATTCGCGGACAGTATCGGAAGCGGATGTGATCGAAGCGGCGAAACAAGCCCACATTCACAATTTCATTGTTTCTTTGCCACGG
- the LOC124534349 gene encoding uncharacterized protein LOC124534349 — protein sequence MGGCRCTYRNCTVKTDGKTHMFHYPVFEKVRCHQWLVNAQRLEFLDLKVSQLKNRVVCQHHFKEENFMNYKKDKLTFDAIPTENGPFCDPSKFVDSSQEMTKSYPNLILLEDIENEVIFNDKKANFSLKYGDFLTNGEVMDSTRYHSDNINLSKENTNIISKPKFCLKNEQEINQQLFKPRFTTLTLPSKSVSKIQPQPMLIVPPYTDLSLDIEGGKEIIQEQGTINIYEPNPTSYKNNTRNANSLLQSNTTASQNNNEVLVKKEPKVKILSEKKIEIRGPIPVMGKLEKVPHSITINIPNRKKEENISDKKGINNSLTKIPSDKFKILEVLDVEFNGVPKTDVTTAEVPKPKTIEADVNYIPSQPAQSLPKTPQIKNKITSERSAAIEKKRKFNMRMKDILETCLDKLDDSIKVNDKSPPTVKASSKSLIKQPQPKVTDQQVGTHLAKEETLPNAQEYTIAYLDARMKSMERALLNKIEQNSQRILELKDSFVNVKTCKEPNDKKNVSVQTSINEDCYKKFLYQEMSQYLSPDSNSLIYEELFINKYSVVDTSPQRKRRRKYI from the exons ATGGGTGGTTGCCGATGTACGTATCGTAATTGTACAGTGAAAACGGATGGAAAGACACATATGTTTCATTATCCAGTGTTTGAGAAAGTAAGATGCCACCAGTGGCTTGTGAATGCACAACGACTTGAGTTTCTTGATCTTAAGGTTtcccaattaaaaaatagagTGGTGTGTCAACATCATTTTAAGGAGGAAAACTTTATGAACTATAAG aaagaCAAATTGACATTTGATGCTATACCTACAGAAAATGGACCCTTCTGTGATCCCAGTAAATTTGTGGATTCATCTCAGGAGATGACTAAGTCATATCCTAATCTTATACTTTTGGAAGATATTGAAaatgaagttatttttaatgataaaaaagctaatTTTTCCTTAAAATATGGAGATTTCCTCACAAATGGAGAAGTGATGGATTCCACAAGATATCATTCAGACAATATAAATCTCTCGAAAGagaatactaatataatttcgaaacctaaattttgtttaaaaaatgaacAAGAAATTAATCAACAATTATTCAAACCACGCTTTACTACATTGACATTGCCTTCAAAGAGTGTTAGTAAAATACAGCCACAACCTATGCTAATAGTTCCTCCGTACACTGATTTGAGCCTTGATATTGAAGGAGGCAAAGAAATTATCCAGGAGCAAggaactataaatatttatgagccAAACCCTACCAGTTACAAAAATAACACACGAAATGCCAATAGCTTACTACAGTCAAACACTACTGcatcacaaaataataatgaggttttagtaaaaaaagaaCCTAAAGTTAAGATTTTGTctgaaaagaaaattgaaattcGAGGCCCTATTCCAGTTATGGGTAAACTAGAAAAGGTACCGCATTCTATCACCATTAATATCCCAAacagaaagaaagaagaaaatataagtGATAAAAAAGGCATAAACAATTCATTAACCAAAATTCCATCtgataagtttaaaattttagagGTTCTAGATGTAGAGTTCAATGGAGTACCAAAAACTGATGTTACTACAGCCGAGGTTCCTAAACCAAAGACTATAGAAGCAGATGTAAATTATATCCCAAGCCAACCAGCCCAATCGTTACCAAAAACgccacaaattaaaaataaaattacatccgAAAGAAGTGCAGCGATTGAAAAAAAGAGAAAGTTCAATATGAGGATGAAAGATATCTTAGAAACTTGTCTAGATAAACTTGATGATTCAATAAAAGTTAATGATAAAAGTCCACCAACTGTGAAAGCATCTAGCAAGTCATTAATAAAGCAACCTCAGCCGAAAGTAACAGATCAACAAGTTGGTACTCATCTTGCTAAAGAGGAGACTTTGCCAAATGCACAAGAATACACTATTGCATATTTAGATGCTAGAATGAAATCAATGGAAAGGGCCCTGTTAAACAAAATAGAACAAAACTCACAGagaattttagaattaaaagaCTCTTTTGTAAATGTAAAGACCTGCAAGGAACCCAATGACAAGAAAAATGTGAGTGTACAAACCAGTATCAATGAAGACTGCTATAAGAAGTTTCTCTATCAGGAAATGTCTCAATATTTAAGTCCAGATTCGAATAGTTTAATATATGAAGAACTCTTCATAAACAAATACTCCGTAGTCGATACAAGTCCACAGAGAAAAAGGCGAAGGAAATATATATAG
- the LOC124534160 gene encoding uncharacterized protein LOC124534160: protein MESTVLACINLLTLYYKVTYVKNFLTISVLYTDVVQLIYDIFQYIVDLFYVYKYGGELCCMYLKKYAYIDGILGTDYYTSIRRRLIKIMGFYMFMWLSSSLFDYFIWANGFGFTISTVYSIAYIYILIKILTNLDLSVNVMQVECRLRALAEIVRDFCSGTESTAGITEDITNSDWFYHEEPRKSCKPKFLTVNIISCLDRQEIRRLSKCYLVLTEQVAFINKMYGMRILMNSLSLLIDLVRFTNLTVLLLIGSQVTGYKHGYYNMVATLWRILTCVVVIAGLVDHCERVYRQRERIVSLLDHLIIEKNIDDPLLSALNELRDLVQSRAINFHMAHFIRIEYPLLVSIASVVVTYTIILLQSVNNN from the exons ATGGAGT CTACCGTCCTCGCTTGTATTAATCttctaacattatattataaagtaacatatgttaaaaactttttaacaaTATCAGTCCTTTATACTGATGTCGTTCAATTGATTTACGACATTTTCCAATATATagtagatttattttatgtttataaatatggaGGAGAGTTGTGTTGTATGTATTTGAAGAAATACGCCTACATTGACGGCATACTCGGTACCGACTACTATACTTCAATAAGACGGAGGCTTATCAAAATCATGGGATTCTACATGTTTATGTGGCTTTCAAGTAGCCTATTTGATTACTTTATTTGGGCGAATGGCTTCGGATTTACGATATCCACAGTTTATTCAATCGCATACATctacatattaataaagatacttACTAATCTAGATCTTTCTGTTAACGTGATGCAAGTGGAATGTAGACTTCGTGCTTTAGCAGAAATCGTTAGAGATTTTTGTAGTGGTACAGAAAGTACTGCTGGTATAACCGAAGACATCACTAATAGCGATTGGTTTTATCACGAGGAGCCAAGAAAAAGTTGTAAACCAAAGTTCCTTACAGTTAACATTATTTCGTGTCTAGATCGACAGGAAATAAGGCGGTTGAGTAAGTGTTATTTGGTGTTGACTGAACAAGTAGCCTTTATCAACAAGATGTATGGAATGAGG ATCTTAATGAACAGTTTAAGTTTACTGATCGATTTGGTACGATTTACTAATTTAACGGTTCTCCTTCTTATTGGATCGCag GTTACAGGCTACAAACATGGATACTATAACATGGTAGCAACACTTTGGAGAATCCTGACGTGCGTTGTAGTCATAGCCGGCCTGGTTGACCACTGCGAGCGTGTTTATAGACAGCGGGAAAGGATAGTCAGTTTGTTGGATCATTTGATTATCGAGAAAAACATtg ATGACCCTCTACTAAGTGCGCTCAACGAGCTTCGAGACTTGGTGCAATCACGTGCGATCAACTTCCACATGGCTCATTTTATACGAATTGAATATCCCCTATTGGTGTCCATCGCTTCCGTCGTCGTCACATACACTATTATACTTTTACAAAgtgttaataacaattaa